The following proteins come from a genomic window of Natronosalvus vescus:
- a CDS encoding CoxG family protein encodes MTVRVDRSFELQAPPERVWAFIADPEKRARAISVVTDYTAIDPEGRKATWHLKVPLPLVTRTVDVSTEDVTRRPPEYVKFVGRSSLLDVTGEHEIVEIDGGTRLENTFVVDGHLPGVERFFKRNLDSELDNLKRALERDLEEST; translated from the coding sequence ATGACAGTCCGGGTCGACCGTTCGTTCGAGTTGCAGGCCCCACCGGAGCGCGTCTGGGCGTTCATCGCCGATCCGGAAAAACGCGCACGGGCGATTAGTGTCGTCACCGACTACACGGCTATCGACCCGGAGGGACGAAAAGCCACCTGGCACCTGAAGGTGCCCCTGCCGCTCGTCACCCGAACCGTCGACGTCTCCACCGAAGACGTCACGCGGCGGCCACCGGAGTACGTCAAATTCGTCGGGCGCTCGTCGCTGCTCGACGTGACCGGCGAACACGAGATCGTCGAAATCGACGGCGGAACACGCCTCGAGAACACCTTCGTCGTCGATGGCCACCTGCCGGGCGTCGAACGCTTCTTCAAGCGAAACCTCGACAGTGAACTCGACAATCTCAAGCGGGCGCTCGAGCGTGATCTCGAGGAAAGCACATGA
- a CDS encoding DUF7123 family protein: MTDYSEEEQRIISYLRESAARGEQYFRAKNIANAIGLSSKQVGVRLPHLAEKTDDIDIEKWGRARSTTWKVTLS; the protein is encoded by the coding sequence ATGACCGACTACTCCGAGGAAGAACAGCGGATCATCTCGTACCTTCGTGAGAGCGCCGCTCGCGGCGAGCAATACTTCCGCGCAAAAAACATCGCCAATGCGATCGGCCTCTCGTCGAAACAGGTCGGCGTTCGCCTTCCCCACCTCGCGGAGAAAACGGACGACATCGACATCGAAAAATGGGGCCGAGCGCGCTCGACGACCTGGAAGGTCACCTTGAGCTAA
- a CDS encoding DUF7525 family protein produces MADHTQTTDKGLGLGLVFGLLAVLGAIVMLTTAPQIEAAWGFAAAIVFGALAIVGMHVNWN; encoded by the coding sequence ATGGCAGACCACACACAGACGACGGACAAAGGGCTCGGACTCGGACTGGTGTTCGGCCTTCTCGCGGTACTCGGTGCCATCGTCATGCTCACGACCGCTCCACAGATCGAAGCGGCCTGGGGCTTTGCCGCAGCGATAGTTTTCGGCGCGCTCGCGATCGTCGGGATGCACGTCAACTGGAACTGA
- a CDS encoding LEA type 2 family protein has protein sequence MGIQTIKSIFFGSVFRILGTFVLALVVTVGGAFAAGVIGIPGLESVDNEFGEVDDEHTEILTDMTIHNPNPVGAGSADVDAEFVVSMNGIEMADGGGEDITLEPGTSTESFRTQMRNDRIPEWWVTHIENDEQTHVEIDATVSSGVLDRSTRITDEQTVETDLLSAFNSDETRPVNAERPVVDDPFLYVNRTRGQWGGVDQRHTELELEFDIYNPQSYAVPMTELGYEITMNDVVIGEGESNREYVLQPGRETTVETVTRIENDNLDDWWVTHVENEEVSELRIEFVATFELASGTTITIPLESLTYEETVETDIWGNEEDDSADDETSASSDEDGSASSDDETRTDDGTDQEGNDTDETGDDDTDDDDSDDSGTGDDGGDEDDTGDDDGGDEDEDEDDDGFPLTL, from the coding sequence ATGGGTATCCAGACGATCAAATCGATCTTTTTCGGGAGTGTGTTTCGCATCCTCGGCACGTTCGTGTTGGCCCTCGTCGTCACTGTAGGCGGAGCGTTCGCCGCGGGTGTCATCGGCATTCCCGGACTCGAGTCAGTCGACAACGAGTTTGGCGAGGTTGACGACGAACACACTGAGATCCTGACGGATATGACCATCCACAATCCGAACCCGGTCGGGGCTGGTTCGGCGGACGTCGACGCCGAGTTCGTTGTCTCGATGAACGGCATCGAAATGGCTGACGGCGGCGGTGAGGACATTACGCTCGAGCCGGGAACCTCGACGGAATCGTTCCGGACGCAGATGCGAAACGACCGTATTCCCGAGTGGTGGGTAACCCACATCGAGAACGACGAACAGACGCACGTCGAAATCGACGCGACGGTTTCGAGTGGCGTTCTCGATCGATCGACGAGGATCACGGACGAACAAACGGTCGAAACGGATCTCCTCTCGGCGTTCAACTCCGATGAGACGCGGCCGGTCAACGCTGAACGGCCGGTCGTCGACGATCCGTTCCTCTACGTCAACCGCACACGGGGGCAGTGGGGAGGTGTCGACCAGCGTCACACCGAACTCGAACTCGAATTCGACATCTACAACCCACAGAGCTACGCGGTGCCGATGACCGAACTCGGCTACGAGATCACGATGAACGACGTGGTCATCGGCGAGGGGGAGAGCAACCGGGAGTACGTCCTCCAGCCCGGCCGTGAGACGACGGTCGAGACGGTGACGCGCATCGAAAACGACAATCTCGACGACTGGTGGGTGACCCACGTCGAAAACGAGGAGGTCTCCGAACTGCGCATCGAGTTCGTCGCCACGTTCGAACTGGCGTCGGGGACGACGATCACGATACCGCTCGAGTCGCTCACCTACGAGGAGACGGTGGAGACCGATATCTGGGGGAACGAGGAAGACGACTCGGCCGACGATGAGACGTCGGCCTCGAGCGACGAGGATGGATCTGCTTCGAGCGATGACGAGACGCGTACGGACGACGGCACTGATCAGGAAGGAAACGATACCGACGAAACGGGAGATGACGACACTGACGACGACGATTCCGACGACTCCGGAACCGGGGACGACGGCGGAGATGAAGACGACACTGGTGACGACGATGGCGGGGACGAGGACGAGGACGAGGACGACGATGGGTTCCCACTGACGCTGTGA
- a CDS encoding DUF7528 family protein has product MRVDDTSRELTRAEAIALQSAIGEALTTSREYVYTTGTHREDGSYVVSRRGAESAGNRKVFDSFGDLESLYREVPARIDAEAIGQHGITGSRRHLVVRHFAEHPAFNCRVMSRRPLIARKNER; this is encoded by the coding sequence TTGCGTGTCGATGACACCAGCCGTGAACTCACCCGAGCCGAGGCGATTGCCTTGCAGTCGGCCATCGGCGAGGCGCTGACCACCAGCCGTGAGTACGTCTATACGACCGGTACCCACCGCGAGGACGGCTCGTACGTCGTCTCACGACGTGGTGCCGAGTCTGCGGGCAATCGGAAAGTGTTCGATTCGTTCGGCGACCTCGAGTCGTTGTACCGGGAGGTACCCGCCCGTATCGACGCCGAGGCGATCGGCCAACACGGGATCACCGGCTCGAGGCGACACCTCGTCGTTCGTCACTTCGCCGAACACCCCGCGTTCAACTGCCGCGTGATGAGTCGTCGGCCGCTGATCGCTCGAAAGAACGAGAGGTAG
- a CDS encoding PhoU domain-containing protein, whose translation MGGKGTLTVMPESASFEETEAIIRTDNLDADAVERAIVAQYVLGRRVIRIECTDGALESAHINAVYRAETQLMGLGVIEETPESISIRCSVDPEDFTLDNLLERLERTGRTMRGEAIKALAHGNPDLAQRALNRERQANKIFVLLLRLIFTAYQNPSLARAVGLKSGFPLIGYRSIAKNLELTADNAEDIADIVMEAEGHTLNVDSSVMREIRELTEEVDEITALAVESAVERSYDKTIEARKLFHDISDREREILAGLPEMQNEDLLQVREVLVSLQQTAQYAMRNAEIAANLALNEESEHTTIK comes from the coding sequence ATGGGCGGGAAAGGCACGCTGACGGTCATGCCCGAATCGGCGAGCTTCGAAGAGACGGAGGCGATCATCCGAACGGACAACCTGGACGCGGACGCCGTCGAACGCGCGATCGTCGCCCAGTACGTCCTCGGGCGGCGAGTCATTCGCATCGAGTGTACCGACGGGGCCCTCGAGTCGGCCCACATCAACGCCGTTTACCGCGCCGAAACGCAGCTCATGGGGCTCGGCGTCATCGAGGAGACCCCCGAGAGCATCTCGATCCGGTGTTCGGTCGACCCCGAGGACTTCACCCTCGACAACCTGCTCGAGCGCCTCGAGCGAACCGGGCGGACGATGCGTGGGGAGGCGATCAAGGCCCTCGCCCACGGGAATCCCGACCTCGCTCAGCGCGCACTCAACCGGGAGCGTCAGGCGAACAAGATCTTCGTCCTCCTGCTTCGACTGATCTTTACAGCCTACCAGAATCCGTCGCTCGCCCGCGCAGTCGGCCTCAAATCGGGCTTCCCGCTGATCGGCTACCGATCGATCGCGAAGAACCTCGAGCTGACTGCCGACAACGCCGAGGACATCGCCGACATCGTGATGGAAGCCGAGGGCCACACCCTGAACGTCGATAGCTCGGTGATGCGCGAGATTCGCGAACTGACCGAGGAGGTCGACGAGATCACGGCCCTCGCCGTCGAGTCGGCGGTCGAGCGCAGCTACGACAAGACGATCGAGGCGCGAAAACTGTTCCACGACATCTCCGACCGGGAACGCGAGATCCTCGCCGGTCTCCCGGAGATGCAAAACGAGGATCTCCTGCAGGTCAGGGAGGTGCTCGTCAGCCTCCAGCAGACAGCCCAGTACGCCATGCGAAACGCCGAAATCGCGGCGAATCTGGCGCTGAACGAGGAGTCCGAGCACACGACCATCAAGTGA
- a CDS encoding ATP-NAD kinase family protein gives METLGVVVNPIAGMGGRVGLKGTDGKVDEARRRGAEARAPDRARKALKALARRRPELTVYTAAGEMGEDAVRAAGYEPRVVYQSAGDGDGDPHDTTADDTKAAVRAFLEEGVDLVLFVGGDGTAVDVASVLEETAGEKREVSNDEDATTADADDRTPMLGVPAGVKIYSSVFGVTPADAGRIAAEFDRVEDREVNDIDEDAYREGEVRAELRAVVPVPVASGVQSSKQLSGGSVETLAEGFARDIDRETTYVFGPGSTVGAIESALGIDPSPLGVDVWRDDEVLARDASESEILEVLEEPVVIVVSPIGGQGFVFGRGNHQISPAVIDRAADIEIVASTEKLDALGTLRVDTDDEELDEELRGWTQVRTGRFTTRLLKVV, from the coding sequence ATGGAGACACTCGGGGTCGTCGTCAATCCGATCGCTGGCATGGGTGGACGCGTCGGGCTCAAGGGTACCGACGGGAAGGTCGACGAGGCGCGCCGCCGCGGGGCCGAAGCGCGCGCCCCCGACCGCGCACGCAAGGCCCTCAAGGCGCTCGCTCGTCGACGGCCGGAGCTTACTGTCTACACCGCCGCCGGCGAGATGGGCGAAGACGCGGTTCGGGCGGCCGGATACGAGCCACGCGTCGTCTACCAATCGGCCGGTGATGGTGACGGCGACCCACACGACACCACTGCCGACGATACGAAAGCCGCCGTTCGGGCGTTCCTCGAGGAAGGCGTCGACCTCGTTCTGTTCGTCGGCGGCGACGGGACGGCCGTGGACGTGGCGTCGGTTCTCGAGGAGACGGCTGGCGAGAAACGCGAGGTGTCGAACGACGAGGATGCGACAACGGCAGACGCGGACGACCGAACCCCAATGCTCGGCGTCCCCGCGGGCGTCAAAATCTACTCGTCGGTGTTCGGCGTGACGCCCGCCGACGCCGGACGGATCGCCGCGGAGTTCGACCGGGTCGAGGATCGTGAGGTCAACGACATCGACGAGGACGCCTATCGCGAGGGCGAGGTGCGCGCTGAACTCAGAGCCGTCGTCCCCGTCCCCGTCGCCAGCGGCGTCCAGTCGAGCAAACAGCTCTCGGGCGGCAGCGTCGAAACCCTCGCCGAGGGATTCGCCCGCGATATCGACCGCGAGACGACGTACGTCTTCGGCCCCGGCAGCACCGTCGGTGCGATCGAATCCGCGCTCGGGATCGATCCCTCGCCGCTTGGTGTCGACGTCTGGCGCGACGACGAGGTGCTCGCGCGGGACGCCAGCGAATCCGAGATCCTCGAGGTGCTCGAGGAACCGGTCGTGATCGTGGTCTCCCCCATCGGCGGCCAGGGGTTCGTCTTCGGGCGGGGCAACCACCAGATTTCACCCGCGGTAATCGATCGGGCGGCCGACATCGAGATCGTCGCCTCGACGGAGAAACTCGACGCTCTCGGCACCTTGCGGGTCGATACCGACGACGAGGAACTGGACGAGGAGTTGCGCGGTTGGACGCAGGTGCGGACGGGGCGATTCACGACGCGGCTGTTGAAAGTCGTATGA
- a CDS encoding competence/damage-inducible protein A, giving the protein MHVAIVTVGDELLAGRTTNTNATWLCGRLDERGVDVERVTTVPDDVGTIARVVNEYHAEYDAVIVTGGLGPTHDDVTMQGVAAAFGRSLEFNEDAMAWLEAEGGYIRDDLTEGTAEIPRGARPLHNDEGVAPGCVIGSVYVLPGVPAEMKVMFNRVSDAFNGAPRYREIVVVDEPESALLDRLETVQERFDVTVGSYPGGSVRIVVQSREKGAVEEATQWLRERVDVVDDLEG; this is encoded by the coding sequence ATGCACGTCGCCATCGTCACCGTCGGGGACGAACTCCTCGCGGGACGCACAACGAACACGAACGCCACCTGGCTCTGCGGACGACTCGACGAGCGCGGCGTCGACGTCGAGCGCGTGACCACCGTCCCCGACGACGTCGGTACGATCGCCCGCGTCGTCAACGAGTACCACGCCGAGTACGACGCCGTCATCGTCACCGGCGGCCTCGGCCCGACGCACGACGACGTGACGATGCAGGGCGTCGCCGCCGCGTTCGGCCGGTCTCTCGAGTTCAACGAGGACGCCATGGCGTGGCTCGAGGCCGAAGGCGGCTACATCCGTGATGACCTGACGGAGGGGACGGCAGAGATACCCCGAGGCGCGCGCCCGCTCCACAACGACGAAGGGGTCGCGCCTGGGTGTGTCATCGGTTCGGTGTACGTCCTGCCGGGCGTCCCGGCAGAGATGAAGGTGATGTTCAACCGGGTCAGTGACGCGTTCAACGGCGCCCCTCGCTACCGAGAGATCGTCGTCGTCGACGAGCCAGAAAGCGCGTTGCTCGACCGGCTCGAGACGGTACAGGAACGATTCGACGTCACCGTCGGGAGCTATCCGGGTGGCTCGGTTCGAATCGTCGTCCAGAGTCGGGAGAAAGGTGCTGTCGAGGAAGCGACACAGTGGCTTCGCGAGCGCGTCGACGTCGTCGACGACCTCGAGGGATAA
- a CDS encoding winged helix-turn-helix domain-containing protein — translation MSRGGWTTQRDGESDALLSALGSKYSAEILCAAGTPKSAQALSEDIEIPIATCYRRIEELVAAGLLECEGRQLSNEGRRTNIYRRTLDEIEVDFSAEEPQFSQKRRTEAKNQLQDQRG, via the coding sequence ATGTCACGTGGTGGCTGGACAACTCAACGCGATGGTGAATCGGATGCGCTCCTCTCGGCACTCGGGAGCAAGTACAGCGCAGAGATACTCTGTGCAGCGGGAACCCCGAAATCGGCACAGGCACTGAGCGAGGACATCGAGATCCCGATTGCGACGTGCTACCGGCGGATCGAAGAACTCGTCGCCGCGGGCTTGCTCGAGTGTGAGGGGCGACAGCTCTCGAACGAGGGGCGACGGACGAACATCTACCGGCGGACGCTGGACGAGATCGAGGTCGATTTCTCCGCGGAGGAGCCGCAGTTCTCTCAGAAACGACGAACGGAGGCGAAAAATCAGTTGCAAGACCAGCGCGGGTAG
- the fer gene encoding ferredoxin Fer: MESPFEVLRIDPDADEAEIERAFRRRVKETHPDHGGSVREFRTVHAAREQLLEGDSTPIDADRLDPDADPAATAESPPGATASSVRYLNYDVLADYGWTLEDDDVFEKADEAGLEAPDYGQFRVDPNETLLEAAEDEGFKWPFACRGGACANCAVAMADGDLSTPVDHILPEEMLERGIRLSCVGTPTTQNASVVYNVKHLPELDELRLPPRPFE; encoded by the coding sequence GTGGAGTCCCCGTTCGAGGTGCTGCGGATCGATCCCGACGCCGACGAGGCGGAAATCGAGCGCGCATTCAGACGGCGGGTCAAAGAAACCCACCCCGACCACGGCGGGTCAGTACGCGAGTTCAGAACGGTTCACGCCGCCCGTGAACAGCTGCTCGAGGGCGATTCGACGCCAATCGACGCCGATCGCCTCGATCCCGACGCTGATCCGGCGGCGACCGCGGAATCCCCGCCAGGAGCGACCGCCTCCAGCGTCCGCTACCTCAACTACGACGTCCTCGCCGACTACGGCTGGACGCTCGAGGACGACGACGTATTCGAGAAGGCCGACGAGGCCGGTCTCGAAGCACCGGACTACGGCCAGTTTCGCGTCGACCCGAACGAGACGCTGCTCGAGGCCGCGGAGGACGAGGGGTTCAAGTGGCCCTTCGCGTGTCGCGGCGGCGCGTGTGCGAACTGCGCCGTGGCGATGGCCGACGGCGATCTGTCGACGCCCGTCGATCACATCCTCCCCGAGGAGATGCTCGAGCGCGGGATTCGGCTCTCCTGTGTCGGCACGCCGACGACCCAAAACGCATCGGTCGTGTACAACGTCAAGCACCTCCCGGAACTCGACGAACTCAGATTGCCGCCGCGACCGTTCGAGTGA
- a CDS encoding MutS-related protein: protein MQLEEYWGVGPKTRETLAEQLGTERAIRAIESGDVRALTDAGLPRGRATRILRRATGGAGMDTLATSDARSAYKEVLDLAVDHAVTDRAADRIRVLTPLTSGDEMEARLDDVLAARDAWATFDENDRETVLAAYQRYDDRDGSEHAAVEAALALLEADVETGPFGAIADLEKTTLEEAAMALAGLDAGRVREGADEELDRLREALGAVEDMNANALEVIEDLRSEGVGDVAGFRDAFEDRLLSETQVTIDQVREAMPTDAADATDFVGGTLRGLRSDLTSAVDEREETVRTDLEATLSTDREAIDQAISAVDDIAFHLSLARFALAYDCTRPQFRTGGDAAVSVVGARNLTVAAREDATVQPITYTLGEHGVSAETLERDVGLDRGSKAGTETGADDGPTGEERVSVLTGANSGGKTTLLETLCQVTLLATMGLPVPAERAEVTPVDALVFHRRHASFNAGVLESTLRSIVPPLTGGGRTLMLVDEFEAITEPGSAANLLHGLVRLTVDRDALGVFVTHLADDLEPLPPEARVDGIFAEGLNPDLELLVDYQPRYGTVGRSTPEFIVSRLVANATDRSERVGFETLGEAVGNDVVQRTLADARWSES, encoded by the coding sequence ATGCAACTCGAGGAGTACTGGGGCGTCGGGCCGAAAACCCGGGAGACGCTCGCCGAGCAGTTGGGAACCGAACGGGCGATCAGAGCGATCGAGAGCGGCGACGTACGAGCGCTCACCGACGCCGGACTTCCTCGCGGTCGAGCGACGCGCATCCTCCGGCGGGCGACTGGCGGGGCCGGGATGGACACGCTGGCGACGAGCGACGCCCGGTCGGCGTACAAGGAGGTGCTCGACCTCGCGGTCGATCACGCGGTCACCGATCGGGCTGCCGACCGAATTCGGGTTCTGACGCCACTGACGAGCGGTGACGAGATGGAGGCCCGACTCGACGACGTCCTCGCCGCTCGAGACGCCTGGGCCACCTTCGACGAGAACGACCGCGAGACCGTCCTCGCGGCCTACCAGCGCTACGACGACCGCGACGGCAGCGAACACGCCGCCGTCGAAGCCGCCCTCGCGTTGCTCGAGGCCGACGTCGAGACCGGGCCGTTCGGTGCCATCGCCGACCTCGAGAAGACGACGCTCGAGGAGGCGGCGATGGCCCTCGCTGGCCTTGACGCGGGGCGGGTGCGGGAGGGCGCTGACGAGGAACTCGACCGACTGCGTGAGGCCCTGGGTGCCGTCGAGGATATGAACGCGAACGCCCTGGAGGTGATCGAGGACTTGCGCTCGGAGGGCGTTGGCGACGTAGCGGGCTTTCGCGACGCGTTCGAGGATCGCCTGCTCTCGGAGACTCAGGTGACGATTGATCAGGTTCGGGAGGCGATGCCGACGGACGCAGCGGACGCGACCGACTTCGTCGGCGGGACGCTCAGAGGGCTTCGATCCGACCTCACGAGCGCCGTCGACGAGCGGGAGGAGACCGTTCGTACCGACCTCGAGGCCACGCTCTCGACCGATCGGGAGGCGATCGACCAGGCGATATCGGCGGTCGACGACATCGCGTTTCACCTCTCGCTCGCCCGCTTTGCCCTCGCCTACGACTGCACCCGCCCGCAGTTTCGAACGGGTGGCGACGCGGCGGTCTCCGTCGTCGGCGCGAGAAACCTCACGGTCGCTGCGCGAGAGGACGCCACCGTCCAGCCGATCACGTACACGCTGGGCGAACACGGCGTCTCGGCGGAGACGCTCGAGCGGGACGTCGGTCTCGACCGTGGCTCGAAAGCTGGCACTGAAACCGGGGCCGACGACGGCCCCACCGGCGAGGAACGGGTGTCGGTGCTCACCGGGGCCAACAGCGGCGGGAAAACGACCCTGCTCGAGACGCTCTGTCAGGTGACGCTGCTCGCGACGATGGGACTGCCCGTGCCGGCCGAGCGCGCCGAGGTGACGCCCGTCGACGCGCTCGTCTTCCACCGACGCCACGCGAGTTTCAATGCGGGCGTGCTCGAGTCCACGTTGCGCTCGATCGTTCCGCCACTGACGGGTGGCGGGCGCACCCTCATGCTGGTCGACGAGTTCGAGGCGATCACCGAACCCGGCAGCGCGGCGAACCTGCTGCACGGCCTCGTTCGCCTCACCGTCGACCGCGATGCGCTCGGCGTGTTCGTCACCCACCTGGCTGACGACCTCGAGCCGCTGCCCCCAGAAGCCAGGGTGGACGGTATCTTCGCCGAGGGATTGAATCCGGATCTAGAGTTGCTGGTCGACTATCAGCCCCGGTACGGGACGGTCGGCCGGTCGACGCCGGAGTTCATCGTCTCGCGACTGGTGGCAAACGCGACCGATCGGAGCGAGCGGGTCGGCTTCGAGACGCTGGGCGAGGCGGTGGGCAACGACGTCGTGCAGCGGACGCTCGCGGATGCGCGCTGGAGCGAGTCGTAG